The Methanobrevibacter gottschalkii DSM 11977 genome includes a region encoding these proteins:
- a CDS encoding thymidylate synthase produces the protein MLTINQCYLDFVDKILKQGKETYKDSNHHLIESLGNFYIIDDPLDLKFRAKYQHYTTKMMLDDIKSGKFDIEGCPIKSDALYEYVKSAENPDDQGFVYTYPNRIFAHFDVDQFNTMKKRILTATGSNRAVAVTIDPELDADREDIPCLQFLQCIVRDNELTIHCIFRSNDIFGAFYSNMFFIAYLGLKMKEEVNKEIVGEKLNFGGVHYHSTSGHIYNTDLKAARKLIKTNK, from the coding sequence ATGCTAACCATTAATCAATGTTATTTAGATTTTGTGGATAAAATCTTAAAACAAGGAAAAGAAACTTATAAAGACTCTAATCATCATTTAATAGAAAGTTTAGGGAATTTTTATATAATTGATGATCCGTTAGATTTGAAATTCAGAGCTAAATATCAACATTACACTACAAAAATGATGTTAGATGACATTAAATCTGGAAAATTTGACATAGAAGGTTGTCCTATTAAAAGCGATGCACTTTATGAATATGTAAAATCCGCAGAAAATCCGGATGATCAGGGATTTGTATACACTTATCCAAATCGTATCTTTGCACATTTTGATGTTGATCAGTTTAACACAATGAAAAAAAGAATATTGACAGCAACCGGTTCAAATCGTGCAGTAGCCGTTACAATAGACCCTGAACTTGACGCTGATAGAGAAGATATACCATGTCTCCAATTTTTACAATGTATTGTCCGTGACAATGAACTAACCATTCACTGCATATTCAGAAGTAATGATATTTTCGGTGCATTCTACTCCAATATGTTTTTCATTGCATATTTAGGCCTTAAAATGAAAGAAGAAGTAAACAAAGAAATTGTTGGTGAAAAGCTGAACTTCGGTGGAGTTCACTACCATTCAACCTCAGGCCATATTTACAATACTGATTTAAAGGCAGCCCGTAAACTGATAAAAACAAATAAATAA
- a CDS encoding DapH/DapD/GlmU-related protein, producing the protein MELEEYLEYVNSGKRIYAGSTQHLFMHESLNNALKITHKINSEYHTPEEIQKLFAELTNKPINKTLGLIPPFNTDFGKNIHIGENVFINSGCKMQDQGGIFIDDEVLIGHNVCLLTLNHAKEPENRADMYPSPIHIEDKVWIGSNVTILPGVTIGKGAIVAAGAVVTKNVEPETIVGGVPVKFIKNVSDD; encoded by the coding sequence ATGGAACTTGAAGAATATCTGGAATATGTAAATAGCGGAAAAAGAATTTATGCCGGCTCCACACAACATTTATTTATGCATGAATCCTTGAATAATGCATTGAAAATTACTCATAAAATCAATAGTGAATATCATACTCCTGAAGAAATTCAAAAATTATTTGCTGAATTAACAAATAAACCTATAAATAAAACATTAGGGTTAATTCCTCCTTTCAATACTGATTTCGGTAAAAATATCCATATTGGAGAAAATGTTTTTATAAATTCAGGATGCAAAATGCAGGATCAAGGTGGGATATTCATTGATGATGAGGTTTTAATAGGTCATAATGTATGTCTTTTAACATTAAATCATGCAAAAGAACCTGAAAACAGAGCAGACATGTATCCTTCCCCCATACACATTGAAGATAAAGTTTGGATTGGTTCAAATGTAACTATTCTTCCAGGAGTGACTATCGGTAAAGGAGCCATTGTTGCAGCAGGAGCAGTTGTAACTAAAAATGTTGAACCAGAAACTATTGTTGGAGGAGTTCCGGTAAAATTTATAAAAAATGTTAGTGATGATTAG
- a CDS encoding transposase, whose translation MKRLYNNYTACKYCIHRKSCLTDKQTHKTITENSGRLERAMFFKMEKEEYKEEFKKRPSVEGPFGIFKEQYHVEQEIVIGMVKTGERLNLDALAYNIKRLYNLIQGEQNNKEDIVDFCESISTTHQLKLDVTIY comes from the coding sequence ATAAAAAGACTCTACAACAATTATACTGCATGTAAATACTGCATTCACAGAAAATCCTGCTTAACAGACAAACAAACACATAAAACCATCACAGAAAACAGTGGCAGATTAGAAAGAGCAATGTTCTTCAAAATGGAAAAAGAAGAATATAAAGAAGAATTCAAAAAAAGACCAAGTGTAGAAGGACCATTCGGAATATTCAAAGAACAATACCATGTAGAACAAGAAATAGTAATCGGAATGGTAAAAACCGGAGAAAGACTCAACCTAGATGCACTAGCATACAATATAAAAAGATTATATAATCTTATTCAAGGAGAACAAAATAATAAAGAAGATATTGTTGATTTTTGTGAAAGTATATCCACTACACACCAATTAAAGCTTGATGTGACCATTTACTAG
- a CDS encoding transposase, whose translation MVSKKVIKNQAELGIRTYDFNVPENHISRFVVDFIEEFYPILGIKENKKKGGRPSYPPCSMLKLLVYAKIDHIESARVIAEMTKYHDIYKFVC comes from the coding sequence ATGGTTAGTAAGAAAGTTATTAAGAATCAGGCTGAATTAGGCATTAGGACTTATGATTTTAATGTTCCAGAGAATCATATTTCTCGTTTTGTGGTTGATTTTATTGAAGAATTTTATCCGATTTTGGGAATTAAAGAGAATAAGAAAAAAGGCGGTAGGCCTTCATATCCTCCATGTTCCATGTTAAAATTACTTGTTTATGCAAAAATAGACCATATTGAAAGTGCTAGAGTCATTGCAGAAATGACAAAGTACCATGACATATATAAATTCGTTTGTTAG
- a CDS encoding helix-turn-helix domain-containing protein — protein sequence MTNENFAKKIKDIRARQNMTIEDLAERSGVKLEVLKAMESGEVIPSLTPLTKMARALGVRLGTFLDDTPELGPVVTRNGKTENSLYFSGREDVTNATNLEFHSLGAGKIDRNIDPFIIDIEFEEGEKELSSHEGEEFIYVLEGEIEVIYGKDSFTIGKGDTIFYDSVVPHHLHASGENKAKILAVLYTPY from the coding sequence ATGACAAATGAAAATTTTGCAAAAAAAATTAAAGACATAAGAGCTAGACAGAACATGACTATTGAAGATCTTGCTGAGAGAAGTGGGGTAAAACTTGAAGTTTTAAAAGCTATGGAATCTGGAGAGGTTATTCCATCACTCACTCCATTAACAAAAATGGCAAGGGCACTAGGTGTACGTTTAGGCACATTTTTAGATGATACTCCGGAACTTGGTCCAGTAGTTACAAGAAACGGAAAAACTGAAAATTCTCTTTACTTCTCAGGTAGGGAAGATGTAACTAATGCAACTAATTTAGAATTCCACTCATTAGGTGCAGGTAAAATTGATAGAAACATAGATCCTTTCATAATTGATATTGAATTTGAAGAAGGTGAAAAAGAATTATCTTCTCACGAAGGTGAAGAATTTATTTATGTTTTAGAAGGTGAAATTGAAGTAATTTATGGAAAAGATTCATTTACTATTGGAAAAGGAGATACCATCTTTTATGATTCAGTAGTGCCACACCATCTTCACGCAAGTGGCGAAAATAAAGCAAAAATACTCGCAGTATTATACACTCCATATTAA